The genomic DNA ATGTTcaacataatataaaaaactTCAACCTATGCACAAATGCTATATATACAAGCTAAGTAACTTACATTTTCCACATTGTGTGAATATGCCACTTCCAAAGTCCCTGCTTCGTTTTGAAACCAGACCTTGATGGTGCAGTCAGATGAACCGGATAACAAGAACTTGTCCCAACAAATAAGGGAAGTGACTGCATCTGTATGTGCATTGAGTGTCATTGTACACTCAAATGTGTCAAGGTCCCAAATCTGGATTAAACAATAAGAAATAACTcagaaaaacatataaaaaaacaacaagcaaGTGCAGAGCTAacataaaagaacaaaagaccACCAAAGATTCATAGATTAGAGTCCGTATTCCCAAACAATAGAAATACCTTAATGGTTTGATCCTTGGATCCTGAATACAACATCTTGGAGCCCCCAACAGCTAGGCAAACAACAGATTTAGTGTGGCCACATAGTGATGCAACCAGTTTAAAAGGGGAATTGGCTTCGGAGCTGCCTCTCCATGCAGAAATTACACCATCCTgtgatttaaataaaaatttgacatTAACTGATAGATAACAGAAATATCTATTTTCAAAAGTAGGAGAACAAAATATACTATACAACTAGTGgtaactactccctccgtcctaaaatataagcaaaaaaatctcattttctttgtctcaaaatataagcaaaaaagaccaacttttatgctattattatgttttttcaaataaatcatattttccaatgtaaaattaaatgcaagttgcattcaatttgttctcctttttgttttctccataatttttaaccaatgagaattatttttacatctttacatgaaacttattccaaggagaacacaaaaaattatacctcaaatcactaagtgttagttttcttaataagtgtgaattagtgttttttgcttataaattagaacggagggagtagagaataaaaaatcttatttatctAGATAACAACCATAAAGCAATGTGTGGGTAGTTACCTCTGCTCCAGCTAAGAGTGTATGAGTATCCTTAGCAACAATCATAGCATGGACTTGTCCCTTAGGTCCATCAAGAGTAAAAGGTGCAGCAATTGAAATATGCCATGCCTTCAAAAATACCACAGTGACAAAATCAGCTTACAAAATATGGTCATATATAATTGATAAGAACACACAATGAAACAAAACAGTGATTGTAGTAAGAAAAGCCTACCTTGACAATGTCCTTCATACCAACAAAAATCCATGGGCCCTCACTGATCAAACAGGTAACTTCAGCGCCCAGATTCGTCACATCAACACATTGACCAGTACGGCAGTCCCATGTCCGAAGTGTCCCATCCGTGCTGCCAGAATAAAGTTTGTCTGATCCATCCGGAATTGTCATTCCAGTGATAAGctgttcaaaaatattttaattaaactaCTTCAAATATCAACACAGAAAGGAAGCCTAGTTTCAAACATTTCTCAAAAACATAAGGTggttattagtattattataaaGTCTAGTACCTTCTTGTGTCCCTCAAGCTTTGCTATTGAGGAAAACCCATCACCATAAAACCATGAATGTAAATTCTGGCACTGATCACCATGAACACAACTGTCATTCACCCAGTATTTGCAGATACTCAGTGAAGGCTTCTGAGAAACTTCATCTACTTCTGTCCCATCTCTGTTCAAGACTGGTTCAGTATTATGTTTGGGAAGGGAAGCCTCAGCAACTTCTGTACTTGCTTTGTCATCTCCAGTCTTTCTATTCAAGATAGTCTTTGTATTATGTTTGGAAAGGGAAGCCTCAACGACTTGAGTCGTGTCTTTGTTATCTCCAATCTTTCTATTCAAGACTGTATTCGCATTAGGTTTGGGAAGGGGCTTCTCATACACATACGATGCAGCCTTCGTGTTATGTTTGGGAAGGGGCTTCTCATACACATACGACGAATGGTGCTTCTTTGCAGCATTATAATATCCAGTATCAGCTCTGCAAGAAGACGGGTATGATGTCGTTTCACCTTGTGAAGGGTAATGCCGCTTCCTTGCAGCATTATGATATCCAGCGTTGGCAGCATTGCAGGAAGCAGTCGATGGTGCTACACTATGAAGAAACCTACAAGGATTTCTGTTGCATTTCCCAGCGAGCCAATAAAAACATGTTTTCCCGATGACTTGTTCAGTTCTACTACTCCTTGCCACTTTCACATCCATGATTGATTAtactctaaaaaataaaaataatacattCCAATAACATCCAAGATCAGCCACATTATCCTaccaacaacaattgaacaccAAAAACAGGAAGCAGTGGAACATGAAGAACTCCTCATGTAAAATTGTTCATTACCAAACTTTATAATGCCCTATTATAAAGTTTTCAatgaacaaagaaacaaaaaatagtaCATTGCACTATTGCAGAACCTCCATAGCAAATATCCATATCAGAATTGGAGGATTCAATCAATGTCCAATACCCAAATCAATGTATCTCTAATCCTGATTCCTGAAACCCTAATACACAAAATAAATGAAACCCTAAAATTGAACACACATTGTAGCAGATGATCCATATTGGCGCGAATCAGGAACACACATTGTAGCGGATGATCCATATTGTCACAAATCATAAACCCTAAATGATCCACTGTATCCTCATGCAAAGTTGTTGATTACGAACTTTATAATACCCAATTATAAAGTTTACAATGAACAACGAAACAAAGAATCATACAGAATTGGAGGAAATACCGATAATTTACCATCGTTATCTCAATTTCCCCCCAAATCATCTCTAATGGTGAAAACCctaataagtaaaataaaagaaaccCTAAATTTGAAGCAAAGAACGAA from Medicago truncatula cultivar Jemalong A17 chromosome 8, MtrunA17r5.0-ANR, whole genome shotgun sequence includes the following:
- the LOC25500839 gene encoding zinc finger CCCH domain-containing protein 48, encoding MDVKVARSSRTEQVIGKTCFYWLAGKCNRNPCRFLHSVAPSTASCNAANAGYHNAARKRHYPSQGETTSYPSSCRADTGYYNAAKKHHSSYVYEKPLPKHNTKAASYVYEKPLPKPNANTVLNRKIGDNKDTTQVVEASLSKHNTKTILNRKTGDDKASTEVAEASLPKHNTEPVLNRDGTEVDEVSQKPSLSICKYWVNDSCVHGDQCQNLHSWFYGDGFSSIAKLEGHKKLITGMTIPDGSDKLYSGSTDGTLRTWDCRTGQCVDVTNLGAEVTCLISEGPWIFVGMKDIVKAWHISIAAPFTLDGPKGQVHAMIVAKDTHTLLAGAEDGVISAWRGSSEANSPFKLVASLCGHTKSVVCLAVGGSKMLYSGSKDQTIKIWDLDTFECTMTLNAHTDAVTSLICWDKFLLSGSSDCTIKVWFQNEAGTLEVAYSHNVENGVVTLSGMTDPENKPIIFCSAGDNSVHLYELPSFAERGRLFAKEEVGLVDIAPGGLFFTGERTGLLTVWKWLEEYKVVASS